The genomic stretch CTGAATCTGACGAGCGACGTGTCACCTTCCCCCTCGACCCCCTTCGGATGCTCTTTGTGCCCCTTGCGAGCCAGAAGTCCTGAGAATCTTTATGTTTTGGTGTAACCTGGATATCCAGGTTCTGACTGCTGGTGATGGGCACAGAAGAGGCCTTCTCCTTCTGCTTCTGCAGCTTcagtgtgtgttggggggtgGAGGTATCGCTGGGTGGCTggtaggaggaggaagagcggCGTGATGGAGGCTGCTGGACTGGACTGCTGCCATTTGACCACGGCTCATTTTCCAGACTCAGGCTGAACTCGCCGCTGCTCTCACTTTGGGCCCGACTCTGGACACCAATCAGCCCTGAAAGAAAGAGATTATGATGCTGTTTTAGAAGGGCTCCAACACGATGACATTCTTAATGACCTACAGGGGGCAGCAGAGTCTTTCTACGACAGTTGTTGGCCTCTATGGGCAGCACAGAGATTAATATGAAACAAGGTCATGATTGCAATTTGATGGATTTACTCTAATTCCTGAGCTGGTAATACATCTGTATGCTCACAGAATCCTCTAAACGAATATCTACAGCGGTTTACCGTGATTCTGCAGCTCGTCGTTGTCCTCAAATCCAGATGGCACTATACTGTCGTTTGAAACCTTGTCTGTTGGGCATACAAACAAGAAATTACTGACTGGTTATGAATAATTTACACTTTTGGctaaaacaaattaaaggagcactatgtattTTTGGGGAATACTTTTTAATCAGTCAagaaattatgttttgtttatgtctacacaaactaaataaactctcttcgttttcatgactgaaacaaactgaccttaaaggacaacacaatttcatcctGTTAttcttgtttatatgtggtggaccctgccacctttctagcttcaaacagtgttctgggaccttattttcctctgagaacagcttgtttattcacttacggacaaaataaatatttctgagtttgtattattacatcattaatattctaaatataacaattctgaattttgaatttattctccaaaactactttgtgcccctttaaaaaatcTGGCGTTTGCTCATCTCTCCTCTACTCTTTATCCTAGCGATTACCCACTGTAATATGACACCATGAATGCCTCTACCTGTCACCCAAAGCTCAGAAACATGTGGGACAGTgttggtggtgtcagtggttgCGGTGGTGACGTGGCCAGATGGTGGGGTGGTGGGGTGATTGAGGTGGAGGATGGACATGGTGGATGTGGTGAGAGATGAGATCAATGCGTTCCTTCTTTCCTGCTTCGAGTCAGCCTCTGGCCCTTCCACCCACCGCTCCTCGTCGAACGGGGCCGAGGGGTACGCCAAGCTGCTCAGGGCTGGATCCAGGAGTGGAAGAAGTGGGGAGTGAAtgggggagggaggaaagaCAGGTGAAGTGGTCATGGAGATTAGGAGGTATGGCATGGAAGACACAGTGACAGGGATGGTTTGCTTTCTCCATAGACCACACAGATGTCTAGAATTgtggttttaaaatgtttccctACAGTACAGTCGGCCCGCGGTAGGTCAGAACTCCTGCGGCACAAGTGTCCTCCTGCAATGCAGCAGTTCCCTGACCTCTATTAACAAAATACCCCAGACTGTCTTCAAAAATAGCCACTCTGTTTGAAAATGACTAGTGCAGATGCCTTAAGCTGTAATTACATATCTAACAATTTGAGTTAGTGCTGTGAAATGAGGCTGTGATGGGCACTGCACCAACATGACTGACTGCTGATTTTACACCTACTCAGGTTACTTTGCTGTTATATCATGTAGcagatgttggaaaaaaaaaagaagcacagaTTCACTCAGTATTATCTGGTTAGCCATGAAATGAAAGGCTACAGTAAAGATGGCGGCAGAAGCCGGACCACGGTCTTTCTTACACATGGAACGACGGAAGAGGGACTTGACTTTGTCTCTGTCCTTCAGCCTGTTCCTCATACGGGGAAACATTTTCAGAGTGGCTATTTAACAGCAAGCGCGGccacatgggggggggggggggggggggggtagacATAAGGATGGAtgcaaggagagagagaagggtgtgagggaggagaagggtaggaagggaaggaaaagacaagggagagaaggaagaaaggaaggaaggaaggcaggGAGGCGGGAGTGAAGAAATCCGTTAACCAACGAGAAAGACACAGGGAAGACATATCGAGGACTGTTGAGGAAAGTCACACACATCATGCTTCAGGAGGAATGAGTCTTTGGACGtgacacacacatgtatgttGACTCTTTTAGACACACTGAAATACCACTAGAGACATCACTCTACCTTTCATGAATTAATATGATCTCATTCTTTATTTGTATAAAAGTAAAAGGGTCATTTTGAGCAAATCAACTTTGTCGCTATCCTCCACACTGTGTGTTGGCTGCATATGATGGATATGCCCAAACAAAGATGTGGACATGACAAAAGTGCAGGAGCAGTTTActttaaaatctatttatttaaaagTTTGCATCTCTTTAAAGAAAGCCAAACTCCTAGGGGACATGTTCTGTGTCTTCCGGAAGTGGGCTGGACCTTAACACACTCCTGACTGATCTTTGCACTCTGCCTCTGATGATCTTACTTCTTCGTCTATGGCTGAAGTACTAAAGGTGGGGTGTTGATACTTTAATAAGAGCCGTTCTGTAAAGTCAATGGGAGATGATCTGGTTAATTCAATAAGGTCATACTCACTGCTGTTGCGTTGGGGTGAGATCATGGCTTCACCTGCTGAGGTGGAGGCTGAGCCTCCAGAGCCATCTGAGCTGATGAAGGAGCTACTGTCGTGACAGAGGTGGTGTGACTCAGCAGTGCCCGAGTGTGTGGGTGTTGGTGGGCGTTCTGGTCCTTGCTCACGGCTACTTGATTTAATCAACCTCTTCAGTTTCAGAGCTAACCAGTTTCCACGTCTGTGAAGGACCGATTTacaagaggaaagagagagcgCAGCAGAATAAGAATAACATGTAGGGGGGTCGATCACTACTCATGAATAGGTGAGTTAGACTAGCAATGGAAGTTTGTCCAAACATAGAAAAAACATTAGGAGAAAaagtgtttattcatttatttaaattaacATGAAAGCAGATAGGGTTGTACCATAGTCAAGccttaaaggggcattatgtagttttggggaatacattcaaaattctgaatttgaatagTTACAGTATtcatgaggtaataatacaaactcagaattatttattttgtccataagcgaataaacaagctgttctcagaggaaaattaagtccccagaacactgttcgaAGCTAGAAAGTtgtcagggtccgccaaatataaacaaagtaaaacaatatgaaattgcgttgccctttaaggtcagtttgtttattcagtttattcagtcatgaatatGAAGaaggtttgtttatttagtctgttctgtatttctgtataaaaaaaaaaattatgattaaaacgctttccccaaaactacatagtgctcctttaatttcCCCAATAGATTTTGAACCTGGTGGCAGACATAATTGCGTAGTGAAAGCAAAGTTAAACACAGATGGTGTGATTATTCTATGGGCATCACATTGtgcaaacaacatttatttcgtaatgatgaaaaagtaataaaaagaaatgtgtctgtCAGACAGTCATTCATTATGAGGGACCCATACAGTTATTATCCAACTCTGCATTCCATCTCAGCTTGACGGGCCGTTCGAGTctctttcagctctttgttcTGATTTTACcatttttactatttttacTGTTATGAATCACTCTCATAGCAGCATATTTGGTTGCAACAGGCAGCTGTCTTTCGTGTAAAAGGCTTTTATAAACCTACAGTCAAAAGACCGTCTGCTAACCAGTTAGCACATGGCTAACCACGTCCTGCTCTACAGAGATGGAGAACCATGGAGCTCACTGCATTACCGCCTGCACTATGAATATGCCCTGTTGATAAAATgtaatgtaggtgaacagaaatgacATAACTCACGACTCAACACTGGCAACGAACCAAGTCCCACTGCAGAAAGTGCTGATTGTGAAAACTGAAATTTGACCCAACGCAGTCATTTCACCCTGAGGAAAAATCAGGGTTATGACTTCCGTAGACAGCTTACCTGCGAGGAGGAGATGGCTCATAAAACTTGTACTGGTCCATTATCTtttcctccagcttctccttctGCCTCCTCAAATCATTAAGCTTGTCACTTAAGATAGAATACAGACAGATGGATCATCAGTTATATATCATATCATAGTTATATATTGTGGGGCAGCTGTTGATTACAGCAGGATTTTAGTGTCATGAATAGGTTACACTTTGTGCTGCTTGTTCAATGCGTTTCCTCATTAACCAATCAGTGTAGCGCGGTTTTATTTAATGCGACTTTATCTTGTCACGGCGCCCTGTTTGCTCACATATACTGCCGCTCCTCGACGTGGAACAGGTCCTTGCTCTCCATGGTCTGTTCCAGCAAGGTCCGGTTCTGTAGCATCAGGGTCTCGATCTGGCCGAGCAGGTGGCgattctcctcctccaggttgCCCTTCAGCTGGCCTAGCAACTTACACATCACGTGGACATGAAGCGATGTGTAAGCATGCACACGAAGCAAAACTCTGAATACGTAAGGTCAGCCTGAGTGTGCTGaggttaaaggggcactatgtagttttggagaagaaattaaaactcagaatttgaatgtttacaatattagtaaggtaataatacaaactaaggaaaacaaggtcccaagaacactgtttgaagctagaaaggtggcagggtccgccacatataaacaaagtgaaacagtgtgaaactgtgctgtcctttaaggtcagtttgtttattcagtcatgataAACACTTGACAGTTGGTTTATTTCGTttatttaggcataaaaaaattaatccgctcatgaagatctttctcttctgattaaactGTCATCCCCAAAACTACGTGGAGCACCTTTAAGAGTTTATTACAAGGTCAAGGTTATACCATTTAAAAGGCACTTCTAAACTAGCTCCGCCTGCTGCGTGTCAGTACCTCACACTGGTTGGTGAGCTTGGTGGAGGTGATGTCCAGCTGCTGGAACTCCTTCTTGAGCTTGGAGAAGTCGGCCTCCAGCCAGGTGTGCTCCAGCTTGGCCTCATTCAGCTGGCTCTTGAGCTGCTTGTGATCCGCTGTCAGCAGCTCGTTGTCGTTGAGAAGCTGACGGTATGTCTGGTTCAGcctggagcaaaaaaaacaagaaaaagaaatacagtatttgattACCCATGTATTAGTCAAGGTGTGTATCCGCGTGTATGCGATCCGTCGGGATCCAGGCTTGATCCTCCTCACCAGTCCTTCTCGTCACGGAGCCGGCCGCATTCAGATGCAGTCGTCCTGTGCTGCTCCTTCTCCAGAGTCATCCTCATCTGCTCCTCCTTCATGGCTTTCTCCAGGTCGTCTAGCTTGGCCCGCTGCTGCAACAGGCTGTTGTACCTGAAGATatcaccaaacacacacacatgaacacagagaTTTCATGTACTATATTGACAGTTCATGTGGCTGCCTCTCCTTTCCCCCACCTGTCCTGCAGCGTGCGTTGCTCCAGCTCCAGTGTGCGGTGGGCGTTTTTCAAACAGCCATGTTTCCCCATCAGGGTCTCGTACTCCATGGCCTGCCGCTCGTGCAGAGCTGCCAGCCGCTCATGATCTCGCAATAGCTGCTCGTGAATGCCGCGCAGCTCCTCGCGTTCCCGCATGGCGCCGTCCCGCTCGCTTTCTGtccctgactgctgctgctgcagctgagcgTTCTGGGCCATGAGGGAGGCACTCTGTGAGTTCAGAGTGGATTTCTCCacctggagagagaaaaggcagcCAGTTGATTAGAAGTTAATGTGGCATCAGTGCTTTCTGTGCGTGTTGTCTGCACGCTCACTGATGCAGAGGCTTAACAGAGACTCTACTGGACTCTATCAGCAATAAACCTATGTGTGTGCAGAGGCTGTTAAATGAAGTGTACCACAGAGAGTAGTGTGTGTTGTGGAGGCACCTGCAGGTTAGcgttgtgtgtctgcagggctGTGTTGTTCTCCTGCAGTGAGGCAGCCTGCCTCTGCAGGGCGAGGATCTGAGCCTGCTGGCTGTCAGACTGactctccagctgcttcagctgGGCCTGCATAGCCTGGCGCTCTGCCTCCAGTGTCGCATTCTGGAGAAGAGCAGAGcaggggagagaagagaaaagaaaaagcaagatGTTCataatacttttattttacaggtTTGCAAATGTCATTGTAAGTAGGTGTCACTTATGAAGTAACATATTtgatatgtttttaaaatgacccCCAATTACCACAGCAATTACTCCAAAATGTATGGAAATTTCCCCTGAATCATTTCATAATAATACGCTGCAATGTTCCAATAAGCCATTAATAAATAGATGATCATTTCTTAAACACATTTCGTTGTAAACTTCCAAATGGTTCCTGCCTAACTTCTGCTGATCATGCCATAACAACTCATAGCTAGTTTCTGTCCAACGTCCCCTCAGCAGGCCACTAACTGGGGTAATTTGTGGCTAAAATTTCAAATATGTTGCTTGGTAATTACCACCTACTTACCATGACCATTTTGGTCATCTACTTGAATAAGGGCCAACCACTTACAGTCCTCTCCACCTCAATGAGACGGTCTTTGAGCTTCAGCAGTTCCTTGGTGGCTTCCTGGCTTTCACGCAGCCATTCGCTCATCACCCTGCCGGTCTCTCTGGGAGGGGTGGGGCTTGATGctgtcagctcctcctcctgcctctgttGCAGGGCCTCATAGCTCAGCTTCACCTGTGGGAAAAAAGAGGTCCAACAGTTGGATCTGTGAAGATTTGCAATGCATTTTCTCAGAGTAAGCCTGCAAAGGTGAATTTGGTGACATGACTTACAGTCTTGAGCTCCTGGCGCAGCTGCTGGTTCAGGTTGGAGGACTCCTGCAGACGAGCCTCCAAAGCGGCCATCTTGTCTTCTTTAATCTGAAGAGATTTCTTCAGAGACGACTCCAACTCTGACTCCAGCATCTTGAACCGGCTGCATAGAGGAAAGAAGGAATTTCATTATAACACTTCTCATTTCTTACCATGTTCCCTTCAAGAGTTAGGATGGGAACAGTTTGTAAGCACCTGTTATCCGGTGCCTCCTGTTCAGCCTGCTGTGCACTCTTCTGGTTAAGGAGCTTCATTTCAAACTCATGGGCCAGCCTCTCCAGGTCATTGTCTCTCTGCTGGGTCTTCAGCTTCTCGCTCACCAGCTCCTAAAGATAGACAGTTTACCTGGATCACACTAGATTTATTGacattgaaatacatttttggaaCATAAACATCCAGAACCCATCTAACTCAATATTCGGGTAAAGGTCTTTTCCTTATCTATGCTTCCGGTGGTTTTAACCAACATTAGAGTCTGACTGATGCTCCATTTTTGCAGGAAAAGTCGACACCAATATTAGGACTAAAAAATTCTGACATGAATTCAATCTACACAAATGTTTCCATATGACACATATTGCCAAACTAAGCTTAACAATGTATCTGTGATAGGCTGATATCGGCCAATAACATCGGTCAAGCTGGGCTGGGTTGTAACCAACATGCTGTCAGCTGATAATAGCAGAAATGTTATTAGTGGTAAAACTGTGTCCTCAAGGATAGGGaccaaaatgtaaatgattttttttcccaacacaAAGTATTTGTCACAGAATGAACAAACACTTAAATCACAGTCACAGATTATGATGCAAATAAACTAAATGTTTGTAGATTAGGTGAGTTGTGGCTCTTAGtacacgtgtgtgtgcacatacaaTTCATCAAAGGTGAAATGTGAGAATCTATGTGAAACACAGTGCcgctgtaaaaaaaacccaaaaaacactGCATTATCCGCGAAGTGTCGGGGTGGGTCATTTATTCAGTGTGCGTAAGCTCGACAGCACAGACCTCTCTGAGGGTGGCCAGGGTCCTCTGGTCGATTGCAGCTTGCTTCGTCAGTTCTCTGTTGTCTCCCTCCAGGCCTTTGACCCTCTCAGCAGTCTCTCTCaacccctccacctccttcacAAGACAACGCATCTCCCTCTCCAGGCTGGCCATGCAGACATTGCTGCTGTCTAAGTTGGCTTCCTGGATTTCAGCCTAAGACGGAGGAAGGTAGAGCAGCAGCCATTTCATTCTGGGGCAGTGTGAGTCTTCAAAACATTATCCTGCCTTTGGTGAGCAGCTAACACTAACCCTTTAAGAACAAGCCTACTTACCTGCTGGCGGAGCCGCCGATTCTCTTTCTCTAGCtgcctcttctccctctccaggaCGGTGGTCTCCTGCTCCAGGCTTTGCTTCTCTGTTTCCAGCTGCTCCAGGCGTCGCGCAGATATCCGAAGTTCTTCTAGAGTGGCCTGCAGACTCTGGTTCTCCGCCTCCAGCTCCTGAACCTCTGCCTCCAGGCGCTGAACTTTCCGATCTGAAGAGatagaaggaaaaagaaaaagaaataagcaGCTGTGTGACTGCACGACTGCAATCTTTAACGTTAACCCGATCCATACAACCCACCGGTGTTATCCAGGGAAGTCTGTAGGTGCTGATTAACGGTGTCCAGGGCCCTGCACTTGGCCTCCAGCCGCTGTGTGTGCTTGCTGGCATAGGAGGAGCGTGTTGGCAGACCTGTGAAGATGCTGTCGTGGCAGGGACTGCTGCTCTTCGAGCCAGGCGAGCGGCCACGTGATCCCACGAAACAATGGAGCCTGTTGTGGTTATTTTCTAAGACTTCCAGATCAGACATAAGTTCTTTGAAACAATCTCCTCTGTTTCCATCCTCTAACTGTCCTTTCTCCTGAATATGAAGGTCTGGATTATCAGTGAGGAGGATCTCACCCTGGgcttcctgcagctcctccgCGTGGAGTTGTTGATGGCAGTTTGAATCTCCATTCAGCATCGGCTGAGCGACTACTCCGACCGGGAATACATCAGCGCACTTTTCTATATCCGAGCAGGTGGGTTCATCTGTTGACGAGGTGCACGTGTTGGTGCCGCACACCACCTGATCACACTGAAGGTGGTGGCTGTGTTTGGGCTGCATGCTGCCGTTCATGGAGGC from Sparus aurata chromosome 1, fSpaAur1.1, whole genome shotgun sequence encodes the following:
- the LOC115585515 gene encoding girdin-like isoform X3 codes for the protein MRCSYLTRLLLGESAGVFCRDRSPPTPLTMESGVFLPCLDQFMLSPLVTWVRTFVPQDGDVHLDFSELLDGVFLIDMMTQINPSAAPQGASKVSRDASHRIQNLNFLVQQIKSYYLDNLRQLIMIPLPNVLLLGRTPYCEQSLEEMKKLLLLLLGCAVQCEQKEEYIKRIQTLDFDTKAAIAAHIQEVTHNQENVLDLQWLEASEVHPDELDAVARNMASHLRHLLDQRDTQLKTIAELMQEKDGVVSLLNSPSSPQSASYSPSMQQQQAGTQQHLSVELADSKAKIRRLRQELEEKSEQMLDCRHELEDMEAELKRIQQENSQLLIDARAARTYRDELDALRERAIKADKLESEVGRYREQLHKMEFYKAKVEEVKEDNRVLQETKEVLEDQLEGWRARSDKIHQLEKHTLLLKARVHDMEQEREADRRRIEELQEENLALCLAQRRSMEESQHLGWELEQLSKTTENSQGQQTLSEEVSERTCSRMLKLEKENQSLLRTVEELRAASMNGSMQPKHSHHLQCDQVVCGTNTCTSSTDEPTCSDIEKCADVFPVGVVAQPMLNGDSNCHQQLHAEELQEAQGEILLTDNPDLHIQEKGQLEDGNRGDCFKELMSDLEVLENNHNRLHCFVGSRGRSPGSKSSSPCHDSIFTGLPTRSSYASKHTQRLEAKCRALDTVNQHLQTSLDNTDRKVQRLEAEVQELEAENQSLQATLEELRISARRLEQLETEKQSLEQETTVLEREKRQLEKENRRLRQQAEIQEANLDSSNVCMASLEREMRCLVKEVEGLRETAERVKGLEGDNRELTKQAAIDQRTLATLREELVSEKLKTQQRDNDLERLAHEFEMKLLNQKSAQQAEQEAPDNSRFKMLESELESSLKKSLQIKEDKMAALEARLQESSNLNQQLRQELKTVKLSYEALQQRQEEELTASSPTPPRETGRVMSEWLRESQEATKELLKLKDRLIEVERTNATLEAERQAMQAQLKQLESQSDSQQAQILALQRQAASLQENNTALQTHNANLQVEKSTLNSQSASLMAQNAQLQQQQSGTESERDGAMREREELRGIHEQLLRDHERLAALHERQAMEYETLMGKHGCLKNAHRTLELEQRTLQDRYNSLLQQRAKLDDLEKAMKEEQMRMTLEKEQHRTTASECGRLRDEKDWLNQTYRQLLNDNELLTADHKQLKSQLNEAKLEHTWLEADFSKLKKEFQQLDITSTKLTNQCELLGQLKGNLEEENRHLLGQIETLMLQNRTLLEQTMESKDLFHVEERQYIDKLNDLRRQKEKLEEKIMDQYKFYEPSPPRRRGNWLALKLKRLIKSSSREQGPERPPTPTHSGTAESHHLCHDSSSFISSDGSGGSASTSAGEAMISPQRNSTTLKMFPRMRNRLKDRDKVKSLFRRSMYKVSNDSIVPSGFEDNDELQNHGLIGVQSRAQSESSGEFSLSLENEPWSNGSSPVQQPPSRRSSSSYQPPSDTSTPQHTLKLQKQKEKASSVPITSSQNLDIQVTPKHKDSQDFWLARGTKSIRRGSRGKVTRRSSDSAGAVKINPELNGVNLKSNKAEITRASVCSPITVLYVQGKSSSMSGCLNCFSTPVGKEGRLRGPRSPKSLPRASSVISTAEGSSRRSSVNSDCRVAGTTDPPSVHVSDESNKQEETASQQQPEVDSNHSEPEPIPPVKPPRDPTVVPADHSKSPVQESLLGSAFTFNSVFSNTIFSDSVVTTTTSLDALANNQTFLCLNPALVQNCPLKSQESAPDIHCHSNTENEQSENAEHAAGLEEKDKPLAIA